A single window of Desulfotomaculum sp. DNA harbors:
- a CDS encoding glycosyl transferase → MKEFVVPKDSIFDQARRDSILDLSDLIENKINPDDFFGENFLTNGMKHLLRESFRRFAGHSAAGVIKLTQAMGGGKTHNMICAGLLAKYPEYRPKVMGEDYQEAGLGKVRVVAFTGRESDAPLGIWGSIADQLGKKELFKDYYSPLSAPGQTAWINLLKGESLLILLDELPPYLVYSKSKTIGNSDLAQVTITALANLLVAVNKDALSNVCVVISDLKATYEEGTRLIGEVLKNLENEIGRVALNLEPVALNTDEVYHILRKRLFKSLPDENIILEVARSYAQALREARQMDITNVSPDKFVQAIRESYPFHPAIRDLYARFRENPGYQQTRDLIRLMRLVTANLFGGQDAKASKLQLIHAYDIDLNDRDILAEITNINPSLENAISHDIASGGQAIAENIDTNLGGDEARDACALLLMSSLANVPNAVLGLSLSEIVAYLCAPGRDISKLKEILGSLSTKAWYLHSSIEGKLFFKNVQNLVAKLKTLADSYNQESAIKELRSILTGLFAPSQKDCYQELQVMPALDEIKVAADKVILVIYEPYPGGLHPDLQSFYQNLDYKNRILFLSGQRDNLENLLEVAKEHKAINSIIAEMDQEKLPANDPQRVSAMDKLDKIMLGLLSAARETFVTLTYPHIDKLVNADFKMEYSNNQYRGEQQVRETLKSKQKFTEDVTGETFRKKCEARLFTQKTMLWTEVKKRAALTITWQWHRTGALDSLKSEMIFKDQWREQGGYVEKGPFPPPVTSVQIQQMSRDDNTGEATLKLTPVHGDTLYYDINGPATSGSMQVSNPRSFKTRELIVSFLCADSSGKHQQGNPATWKNQITIKSRSFQGTSGEKMVELKSAPPAPIRYTTDGSDPKLSGGAYNEPFAVPPGTLLVLAVAEKNGLVSETHRLEIRQRGTGGDPAPEEVDPNIPAIWLREHLPGTTQETYELINLLKKHRASLPAAKIAVIGQCWVELNLDEKLLLDAARLEEIIEQLRKLVPEGEVSLEAMSLHFPAGQDLLNWVAEVRTEIKPGEVKQRG, encoded by the coding sequence ATTAAAGAGTTTGTTGTGCCCAAGGACAGTATCTTTGATCAGGCCAGGAGGGATTCAATCCTTGACCTGTCGGATTTAATAGAAAACAAAATTAATCCTGACGACTTTTTTGGCGAGAACTTCCTCACTAACGGGATGAAGCATCTCCTTCGGGAATCCTTCCGGCGTTTTGCCGGCCATTCAGCCGCCGGGGTAATAAAATTAACCCAGGCTATGGGCGGCGGCAAAACTCACAATATGATCTGCGCGGGCCTGTTGGCCAAGTATCCTGAATACAGGCCAAAAGTAATGGGCGAGGACTACCAGGAAGCCGGTTTGGGCAAAGTCCGCGTGGTGGCCTTTACAGGCAGGGAGAGCGACGCTCCTCTCGGAATATGGGGATCTATTGCGGATCAGCTCGGCAAGAAAGAGTTGTTCAAGGATTATTATTCCCCTTTGTCAGCCCCAGGCCAGACAGCCTGGATTAATTTATTGAAAGGCGAATCTCTCTTAATCTTACTGGACGAACTTCCTCCCTATCTGGTTTATTCCAAATCAAAAACAATCGGCAACTCGGACCTGGCGCAGGTTACAATTACAGCGTTGGCAAATCTTCTTGTCGCTGTTAACAAAGACGCGCTTTCCAATGTTTGTGTAGTCATTTCCGACCTGAAGGCCACCTATGAGGAAGGCACGCGGCTAATCGGTGAGGTTCTGAAGAACCTGGAAAATGAGATTGGAAGGGTTGCCCTGAATCTTGAGCCGGTGGCGCTTAACACTGACGAAGTTTATCATATTTTAAGAAAAAGGCTTTTTAAGTCCCTGCCTGATGAAAATATAATCCTTGAAGTCGCGCGCTCGTATGCGCAGGCTCTCCGTGAAGCCAGGCAGATGGACATAACCAACGTATCCCCGGATAAATTTGTCCAGGCAATCCGGGAATCCTACCCCTTCCATCCGGCAATCCGGGACCTATACGCCCGCTTCAGGGAAAATCCCGGCTACCAGCAGACCCGCGACTTGATCCGTTTAATGAGGCTGGTAACGGCAAACTTATTCGGCGGCCAGGATGCGAAGGCTTCCAAATTACAGTTGATCCACGCTTATGATATAGATTTGAACGACCGTGACATATTGGCCGAAATCACCAACATCAATCCATCCCTGGAAAATGCCATCAGCCACGACATTGCTTCAGGCGGCCAGGCCATTGCCGAAAATATAGATACCAACCTTGGCGGCGATGAAGCGCGTGACGCCTGCGCATTGCTGTTAATGTCCTCTTTAGCCAATGTTCCCAACGCCGTCCTCGGCCTTTCCCTTTCGGAAATTGTCGCCTACCTCTGCGCGCCCGGCCGTGACATCAGTAAACTTAAAGAAATACTGGGCAGCCTGTCTACCAAAGCCTGGTACCTTCATTCCAGTATTGAGGGCAAACTCTTCTTTAAAAACGTTCAAAACCTGGTTGCAAAACTTAAAACATTGGCCGATTCTTACAACCAGGAATCTGCTATAAAAGAGCTCCGGTCAATCTTAACCGGGCTTTTTGCCCCCAGCCAAAAGGACTGCTACCAGGAATTGCAAGTAATGCCGGCCCTGGATGAGATTAAAGTTGCCGCTGACAAAGTGATTCTTGTTATCTACGAACCATATCCCGGCGGGCTGCACCCCGACCTGCAGAGTTTTTACCAGAACCTTGATTATAAAAACCGCATTTTGTTCCTGTCCGGCCAGCGGGATAATCTGGAGAACCTGCTGGAGGTGGCCAAAGAGCATAAAGCTATTAACAGCATTATCGCGGAAATGGATCAGGAAAAATTGCCCGCAAACGACCCGCAGCGCGTTTCCGCCATGGATAAGCTGGATAAGATTATGCTCGGCCTGCTAAGCGCAGCCAGAGAAACTTTCGTTACCCTGACCTACCCCCATATCGACAAGTTGGTCAATGCGGACTTCAAGATGGAATACAGCAACAATCAGTACCGGGGGGAGCAGCAAGTCCGGGAGACATTAAAGTCAAAGCAGAAATTCACCGAAGACGTTACCGGCGAAACCTTCCGGAAAAAATGCGAAGCCAGGTTATTTACTCAGAAGACAATGCTCTGGACAGAAGTTAAAAAGCGGGCTGCTCTAACCATAACCTGGCAATGGCACCGCACCGGCGCCCTGGATTCATTAAAAAGCGAGATGATTTTTAAGGACCAGTGGCGCGAGCAGGGCGGCTATGTGGAAAAGGGGCCTTTTCCTCCTCCGGTTACCAGTGTGCAGATTCAGCAAATGAGCAGGGATGACAATACCGGCGAAGCCACCCTCAAACTTACTCCTGTACATGGAGATACGCTTTACTATGATATAAATGGGCCAGCGACAAGCGGCTCGATGCAGGTTTCCAATCCCAGGTCTTTTAAAACCCGGGAATTGATTGTTTCTTTCCTCTGCGCCGATTCCAGCGGAAAACACCAGCAGGGAAACCCTGCCACCTGGAAAAACCAGATTACCATAAAATCCCGTTCCTTCCAGGGAACGAGCGGCGAAAAAATGGTCGAACTGAAGTCCGCTCCTCCCGCCCCCATCCGCTATACTACTGACGGTTCGGATCCCAAATTATCCGGCGGAGCTTACAACGAACCTTTTGCCGTACCGCCGGGAACATTGCTTGTGCTGGCGGTGGCCGAGAAAAACGGCCTCGTTTCAGAAACGCACCGTTTGGAAATCAGGCAGCGGGGCACCGGGGGCGATCCGGCGCCGGAGGAGGTAGATCCCAATATTCCAGCAATCTGGCTTCGGGAGCATTTACCTGGCACGACACAGGAAACTTATGAACTGATTAACTTGCTTAAAAAACACCGGGCCTCCCTGCCCGCGGCCAAAATAGCTGTAATAGGGCAATGCTGGGTGGAACTGAACCTTGATGAAAAGTTGCTGCTTGACGCAGCCAGGCTGGAGGAAATTATCGAGCAGTTGAGAAAACTTGTGCCCGAAGGCGAGGTCAGCCTGGAAGCAATGTCTCTTCATTTCCCGGCCGGACAGGACCTCTTGAACTGGGTAGCGGAAGTAAGGACAGAAATTAAACCGGGTGAGGTGAAACAACGTGGGTAG
- a CDS encoding DUF3780 domain-containing protein encodes MGSSRYSTGFGFNPEESGHHFLVTIHTARSSHVYISEHFTWDHSQKRRDLSFTLGNEDDKMRVILPRSKWLDIAEHVQDEFNRRLKKNGIAAGRWKTGQTPVSRLLGKEMTLLAWAVEDADPALIPAAVKNWLGLAPEERWWLFTMTNAATGHAINGRNKGWRKAVRYALTENPVSDAEPAEPRHELLLIMKETLSWAGELELVHPRKQETDAGNEKIVY; translated from the coding sequence GTGGGTAGCAGCCGGTATTCGACAGGCTTTGGTTTTAATCCGGAAGAATCAGGCCATCATTTCCTTGTCACAATCCATACGGCCAGGTCGTCACATGTTTACATCAGCGAACATTTTACCTGGGATCACAGTCAAAAAAGGCGGGATCTGAGTTTTACCCTGGGAAACGAGGACGACAAAATGCGGGTAATTTTACCCCGCAGCAAATGGCTGGACATTGCGGAACACGTGCAGGATGAATTCAACCGGCGGCTGAAAAAAAACGGTATTGCGGCGGGCCGCTGGAAAACAGGGCAGACTCCCGTATCGCGGCTGCTGGGCAAGGAAATGACGCTGCTGGCCTGGGCTGTCGAAGACGCCGATCCGGCCCTAATCCCAGCTGCTGTCAAAAACTGGCTCGGCCTGGCCCCTGAAGAGCGCTGGTGGCTGTTCACCATGACCAACGCCGCAACCGGCCACGCGATCAACGGGCGGAACAAAGGCTGGAGAAAGGCCGTACGGTATGCCCTGACGGAGAACCCGGTCTCAGACGCCGAACCGGCTGAGCCGCGCCATGAGCTGTTGTTAATTATGAAAGAGACACTGTCCTGGGCCGGAGAACTTGAATTAGTCCATCCCAGGAAGCAGGAAACGGACGCCGGCAATGAAAAAATCGTTTATTGA
- a CDS encoding transposase, which produces MFRENKDHLQGELFNSFSWMNPKIQASLQETWAPLFYEHVFCKIDEAPFSCLYSLDNGRPNFPVNILLSLEFIKHMKDYTDEDILEQFRFNYQIMYAVGLRNLGELYLAERTLYEFRRRVYRYTVENPDKDDLIFGQFEKLTRQFIESTGINTKEQRADSTQIMTNIKLAGRLSLAYDVLSQALTACPPELLTDSLKQVLEPEYKTKALYRSRGSEAQKRIQEILDFGIELISITEANPYIRELNAIAILQRFINEQATFDSEKNTWKAKANKDIEADSLQSAYDQDVTYRKKGSKGHVGLVLNITETCADENPVQIITDYTVEKNRVGDAEILEKRIPEIQKKMDVTDFYVDGGYFSGEVEKQAQDNGITMHYTDMTGKQPDPEKLPLTTFTIKDHKTVEACPEGHAPHSCQFNGKNKVILAHFDRNVCSNCPRQDACPVEFRKNSTVLRVEQSAIFLAEARERKEDKRARKEATSKRTAIEGTNSSLKCSQGAGRLNVRGKVKATLVTGMKIIGHNFKQIVRFFKGDIRKKATEIVNNNNQGIIAPIY; this is translated from the coding sequence ATGTTCCGGGAAAACAAAGACCACCTACAAGGAGAACTATTTAATAGTTTTTCATGGATGAATCCAAAGATACAAGCCAGTTTACAGGAAACTTGGGCGCCCCTTTTCTATGAGCATGTGTTTTGTAAAATCGATGAGGCTCCTTTTTCCTGTTTGTACAGCCTGGACAACGGCCGCCCCAATTTCCCCGTAAATATTCTGCTTTCCCTGGAGTTCATTAAACACATGAAAGATTACACCGACGAAGATATTCTCGAGCAGTTTCGTTTTAACTACCAGATTATGTATGCTGTTGGTCTGCGCAACCTCGGTGAACTCTATCTGGCCGAACGCACCTTGTACGAATTTCGGCGGCGGGTTTACCGCTATACTGTTGAAAACCCGGATAAAGACGATCTCATCTTTGGGCAATTCGAAAAACTAACCAGGCAGTTTATTGAGTCAACTGGGATCAACACCAAAGAGCAACGTGCAGACTCCACGCAAATCATGACCAATATCAAATTGGCGGGTCGGCTGTCATTGGCCTATGATGTTTTGTCTCAGGCCCTGACCGCCTGCCCCCCGGAACTTCTTACAGATTCCTTAAAGCAGGTGCTCGAACCAGAGTACAAAACGAAGGCCTTATACCGTTCCAGGGGCAGTGAAGCACAAAAACGCATCCAGGAGATACTCGATTTTGGGATCGAACTGATATCCATCACCGAAGCAAATCCGTACATACGTGAATTGAACGCCATAGCGATTCTCCAGCGGTTTATCAACGAGCAGGCTACTTTTGATAGCGAGAAGAATACCTGGAAAGCAAAAGCAAATAAAGACATTGAGGCCGACTCCCTGCAATCAGCCTACGACCAAGATGTGACCTACCGTAAGAAGGGATCCAAAGGGCATGTTGGTCTAGTCCTAAATATCACCGAAACTTGTGCTGACGAAAACCCCGTCCAAATAATCACCGACTATACAGTCGAGAAAAACAGGGTTGGCGATGCTGAGATATTAGAAAAGCGCATCCCTGAAATACAAAAGAAAATGGATGTCACCGACTTTTACGTCGATGGAGGTTATTTTAGCGGGGAAGTAGAAAAGCAAGCGCAAGATAATGGAATTACGATGCATTATACAGACATGACCGGAAAACAACCAGATCCTGAAAAGCTTCCGCTAACCACATTTACCATTAAAGACCACAAAACGGTTGAGGCCTGCCCAGAAGGACACGCTCCACATAGCTGCCAGTTCAATGGAAAGAACAAGGTGATTCTCGCTCATTTCGACAGGAATGTCTGTTCAAACTGTCCCCGGCAAGACGCCTGCCCGGTAGAATTCCGAAAAAATAGTACCGTATTGCGAGTTGAACAGAGTGCTATATTTCTGGCCGAAGCTCGCGAACGGAAAGAGGACAAAAGAGCCAGGAAAGAAGCTACCAGCAAACGTACAGCCATTGAAGGAACCAACTCCTCGCTAAAGTGTTCACAGGGGGCAGGAAGACTTAATGTACGGGGTAAAGTCAAAGCAACATTGGTTACCGGGATGAAAATCATTGGACACAACTTCAAGCAAATCGTCCGCTTCTTCAAAGGAGATATAAGGAAAAAGGCTACAGAAATTGTAAACAACAATAATCAAGGGATTATTGCGCCCATTTACTAG
- a CDS encoding DNA methylase, producing the protein MKKSFIETQFPVSKISKESYKERKANYSQTLTGLGKWWGRKPLILARAAIIGLLVPASDNQVKDREIFLKILTMDEEGLWLRKDKLITLKEVYKRLDQTQRERWFKKTSTEDKPKLKKGTTREQRKELQRIVFMPLSYDEKLQYCRRPEQIKGPSGKAWTEINTHLNTAANNLQELVSQLGKRRFGHTPRVGDAFCGGGSIPFEAARLGCEAYGSDLNPVAALLTWAALNIIGGGEIIAKQVRQAQQEVYNTVDQQITAWGIEHNKEGHRADAYLYCNEAVCPGCGWKVPLAPSWIIGEKTRCVAKLKPDETGKRFDILIESGVSNEEMENARAAGTVKDSALCCPNCLPHATPMTMLRGDGRGGKEQYGLRMWENWDIVPRPEDVFQERLYCIRWVYTCEDEEGKTITERYYSAPDEDDLRREELVLELLQERFAEWQEKGYIPSRRIEPGYNTDQPLRERGWTHWHHLFNHRQLLLNALLIDNAFSNFTTENILLSFLFSMGRCSDWNSKLCRWDSSSANEKMAQTFYNQALNTLFTYATRSLSSFKSPFFLNWSVNIFNNTRVVSAKDARQNDHYCDIWLTDPPYADAINYHELSEFFIAWYDKHIKIFFPEWYTDSKRALAITGSDENFRKSMVDSYRNLAEHMPVDGAQIVMFTHQDSGVWADLALILWAAGLSVTAAWCIATETDSALKEGNYVQGTVLLVLRKQTSLETAFTDEIYPQVEEEVKNQLNEMLALEDLEDPNFSDTDYQLAAYAAALRVLTRYRSIEDIDVAGELARPRQRGEQSPVVDIINRAVEIACDHLVPKGMEIFTWKGLSPEERFYLKGLELESHGERRSGAYQELARGFGIRDYRQLLEGSRANQARLKTASEFAARQLENTGFGATLVRQVLFAIRESAHTGEIAQGRNWFYNELQGLYWNKRQTIIQILHYLAALGSNKNMPHWRDDSNVARILAGALKNDHI; encoded by the coding sequence ATGAAAAAATCGTTTATTGAAACGCAGTTCCCCGTATCAAAGATTTCCAAAGAAAGCTACAAGGAACGGAAGGCCAATTACAGCCAGACACTTACCGGACTGGGCAAATGGTGGGGACGCAAGCCGCTGATTTTGGCGCGCGCCGCGATCATTGGGTTGTTGGTGCCGGCATCCGATAATCAGGTCAAAGACCGGGAAATTTTCCTCAAGATTCTCACGATGGATGAGGAAGGGCTCTGGCTGCGCAAAGATAAGCTGATTACGCTTAAAGAAGTATATAAACGGCTTGATCAGACCCAAAGGGAGCGGTGGTTTAAAAAGACATCTACCGAAGACAAGCCGAAATTAAAAAAAGGGACGACCAGAGAACAAAGGAAAGAACTGCAGCGGATTGTTTTTATGCCCCTGTCTTATGACGAAAAACTTCAGTACTGCAGACGCCCCGAACAGATTAAGGGGCCTTCCGGAAAAGCCTGGACGGAAATCAACACACACCTGAATACCGCCGCAAACAATCTGCAGGAACTTGTTAGCCAATTAGGAAAACGGCGGTTCGGCCATACGCCGCGCGTCGGTGACGCCTTTTGCGGAGGCGGCAGCATTCCTTTCGAGGCCGCGCGACTCGGCTGCGAAGCTTACGGGTCGGACCTCAACCCGGTGGCGGCGTTGCTCACCTGGGCGGCGTTAAATATCATCGGCGGGGGCGAAATAATCGCCAAGCAGGTCCGCCAGGCGCAGCAGGAGGTTTATAATACTGTAGATCAGCAAATCACTGCGTGGGGTATTGAGCACAACAAAGAGGGACACCGGGCGGACGCCTACCTATACTGCAATGAAGCTGTCTGCCCCGGATGCGGCTGGAAGGTTCCGCTGGCGCCTTCCTGGATTATCGGTGAAAAGACGCGCTGCGTGGCAAAATTAAAGCCTGACGAAACCGGCAAGCGGTTTGATATACTTATCGAATCGGGGGTTTCAAATGAAGAAATGGAAAATGCAAGAGCGGCCGGCACCGTAAAAGATTCCGCTTTGTGCTGCCCCAACTGCCTTCCTCATGCCACTCCCATGACCATGCTGCGCGGTGACGGACGTGGCGGGAAAGAACAGTATGGCCTGCGGATGTGGGAAAACTGGGATATCGTGCCCCGCCCGGAAGACGTTTTTCAGGAACGACTCTACTGCATCCGTTGGGTTTACACATGTGAAGACGAAGAGGGCAAAACTATAACTGAACGCTATTACAGCGCTCCCGACGAGGACGATCTGCGCCGGGAGGAACTTGTTCTGGAACTTTTACAGGAGCGCTTTGCCGAATGGCAGGAAAAAGGGTATATCCCAAGCCGCAGGATTGAGCCAGGATATAATACTGATCAACCTCTACGTGAACGCGGCTGGACACATTGGCATCACCTGTTTAACCACCGGCAATTATTACTAAATGCATTGTTAATAGATAATGCATTTAGTAACTTTACTACTGAAAATATTCTATTATCATTTTTATTTAGTATGGGAAGATGCTCAGATTGGAATAGTAAACTTTGCCGTTGGGATTCTAGCTCTGCAAATGAAAAAATGGCGCAAACTTTCTACAATCAAGCTTTAAATACATTATTTACATATGCCACAAGAAGCTTGTCGAGTTTTAAAAGTCCCTTTTTTCTAAATTGGTCCGTTAATATTTTTAATAACACAAGAGTTGTCTCAGCTAAAGATGCTCGCCAAAATGATCATTATTGTGATATCTGGTTAACTGACCCTCCATATGCCGATGCTATTAACTACCATGAACTGTCGGAATTTTTTATTGCCTGGTATGATAAACATATAAAAATATTTTTCCCTGAGTGGTACACAGACAGTAAACGTGCGCTTGCCATCACCGGATCAGATGAGAATTTCCGCAAAAGTATGGTCGATTCATACCGCAACCTTGCCGAGCATATGCCGGTCGATGGGGCGCAGATCGTTATGTTTACCCACCAGGATTCCGGAGTATGGGCGGATCTGGCATTAATTCTCTGGGCTGCCGGTTTGAGCGTAACAGCGGCCTGGTGCATAGCCACCGAAACAGATTCCGCATTAAAAGAGGGCAATTATGTCCAGGGGACGGTGCTGCTGGTGCTGCGCAAGCAGACCTCCCTTGAAACGGCCTTTACTGATGAGATATACCCGCAGGTGGAAGAGGAAGTTAAGAACCAGTTAAATGAGATGCTGGCCCTGGAAGACCTGGAGGACCCCAATTTCAGCGACACCGATTACCAGCTTGCCGCTTACGCCGCCGCCCTGCGTGTTTTGACAAGGTACCGGAGCATAGAAGACATTGACGTGGCCGGGGAACTGGCCAGGCCCAGGCAGCGGGGCGAGCAGTCCCCTGTAGTGGACATTATCAACCGCGCTGTGGAAATTGCCTGCGATCACCTGGTTCCGAAGGGCATGGAGATATTCACTTGGAAAGGCCTTTCCCCGGAAGAAAGGTTCTACCTCAAGGGGCTTGAACTGGAGAGCCACGGGGAGCGCCGCTCAGGGGCTTACCAGGAGCTTGCCCGCGGTTTCGGGATCAGGGATTACCGTCAACTTCTGGAAGGCAGCCGGGCTAATCAGGCCAGGTTGAAAACAGCCTCCGAATTTGCCGCCAGGCAGTTGGAAAACACCGGTTTCGGCGCCACGCTTGTGCGCCAGGTTTTATTTGCCATCCGGGAGTCGGCGCACACGGGCGAAATTGCGCAAGGACGCAACTGGTTTTATAACGAACTTCAAGGCTTGTACTGGAATAAGCGCCAAACTATAATTCAAATCCTTCATTACCTAGCCGCGCTTGGATCTAACAAAAATATGCCCCACTGGCGGGATGACTCCAATGTGGCCAGGATTTTAGCGGGCGCGTTGAAAAATGACCATATTTAA